From Rhodohalobacter mucosus:
CCAAGAGGGGATGCTGCAATCGCTTCAAAATCGTATACATCTTGCCTGTGATGCACCAACTGCTTCATACCTGGAATCGGAGGGCATTCCGGCCATACTACCCAAGAGAGGAGGTAAGCCGATTGACGTTCTGGAGTTTATGCTTCGCATTACGAAAGAGGGTGCATCACTCTATCCGGCCCGGGATGGGGAGCAGGAGGAACTGCCGGCCCTTCTGAGAGAGCTGGATCTGCCGGTTCTGGAATTTATTGTTTGCAGAGAGCGAACCCTTTCGAAGTCAGAGCTTTCAAATTACAGGAAGCGGGCGGCGAAAGAAGATTTTTCGCACATCCTGATACATAACCAAGGATCATTTACACGATTGCGAACTGTATTTCCGCAGCTAAATCTGAAGAAATTTCGCATTATTTCCGGAAGCCCGGGCGTAACCAACCGGTTGATCGAAGAGGGTCTTGAGCCTGTAAGGGAAGCTGATGGCACATGGGTATCGATACGTGAAACAATCACGGACCTGTAACTTCATCACCGGGTATTTCAAACGCTCCGGGTATGCAGTGTAGGTACTTCATGATCAGACCTCCCGGCTTTTACTTTCTGACAGGTTGCAGTCTGAACGATATATAATGTTTAATATCCAATTGTTATGAAATAGATATTGATAATGTTTTAATTATCGATGAGTTACCGGTTTATGAAGGGATTTGACGTGGCAACTCTGTTTTGATCCGCAGAGTTTTAGGGTAGCAAGTAAACCCACACGATAATCCCTGATTTTATGAGAATTTTCGAAGTTGCCCTTCTTCTGACCGGAACCGTTTTGCCGTATGTGAAGCGGCCTCTGTTGATGCGGATACAGTCAGGTTACGTTTTGTTTTTTCTTGGTATCCTGATATTACTGCATCTTTTGATTGAAGGATGGCGCTGGCAGATGATCCCTGCGTATGTATTGATCCTCACAGTTGGGTGGAGTATTCAGGTTTTGGATGTCAATAAGCCGGCCCGACTATCTTTCGCCAGGGTTGTGGGTTTTATAAGCCTGACCTTTCTGATCTTTACAGGCTGGTTGTTACCCTCTGTTTTTCCCGTCTTTTCACTGCCCGAACCTCGCGGAATCTATAGTGTGGGAACTGAAATGATCCATGTTAAAACGGGTGAAGAGGAGGGAATAACCTCAGAACCCGCAGATGAGCGCGAGCTGATGCTGAAGATCTGGTACCCGGGTGAATCAGACGTTTCATCCTTAAAAGGGGAGAAATATCTTGATGAAGCCGGCAGGGAAGGTTTTGCCGTTAAATACGGTTTGCCGCCATCGGCGCTCAATTATCTGGACTACGTGGAGACCTATGCATTTGCTGATATTCCCGTTGCTAAGGATACCTTTCCGGTATTGATCTTTTCACACGGTTACGGGTCAAAAGCCACCGGCTACTATGCGCTACTGACTGAAATTGCAAGCCGGGGATATGTGATCGTCAATATGAATCACACCTTTGAAAGCCTTGGGGTAACCTTTCCCGACGGAAGAAAGGAGTACTTTGATTATGACTACCAGAGAGAGATTTCGTCCGGATCCATGGAGCTGGTTCAGCCGATCCGGGATGCATTCAAAAATGGCTTTGATTACCGGGAAAGACACCCAATCGTCAGGGAAGCTGTTAAAGATTATTTCGAAGGCGAAATCCAGGATCGCTGGGCCGAAGACATGATTCTTACGATGGACCTTCTTGAGGAATGGAACACCGAAGGATTGCTGAAAGGAAGGCTTGATCTCAATAAAATTGGGGTATTTGGGCACTCTGTGGGGGGAGGAGCGGCAGGTAATGTTGCCATGAGGGATGACAGGGTGAAAGCTGCAGTAAATCTGGACGGTATTCAGTGGGGCAGTATGATCGACACCACGTATTCGATACCCTACCTTTACGTTTCTGCCGACTGGCCCGAAGACCATGAAGACATTAATTCGCATATCTACATCCATAAAAGCAGCGACTACTTCTACGAGGCAAAATTACTGAAATCGGGTCACCCTGACTTTATGGATATTCCATTCATGATTCCATATCCGTCACTCTCCGGCTCCGGTGATATCGATCCCCGTCTTGGAACGGAAATCGTGACGAATCTGGTCACCTCTTTTTTTGACCGGCATTTAAAAAATATACCGGAGGCTGACCCTCAAGCCATTAGTGAGCAGTACGACTTGCTGGATTTGACCGTGTTTCGGGGTGACTCCATTAATAAAGCACGCTAAACCTTTGTTTCGAGCATAAATTCAAGCTGCAACGAGTTTAAAACCTCATCCTGCAGGGGTTGCGTCAGTTCATTCATCTTAAAAGCACCATAGTCCAGCCCCACCACGGTTCGTGTCGGACGGGTTCCCCGCTCCATCTCCGCTAAGTCCAGATAGGCATCCACCACCAGTTGCGGTTGAGGGGCATCAGGTGTATTCAGGAAATGTTCGAATTGTTGAATCATTCCTGTCTTTATTTGATTGAGCTCAGAATACTCTGCCACCACTTCTGTGCGTTCCTCCGGTTGAATAGAACCTATCAGTCCCGTACCGAACGGACCGGGTTCAACCAGCACCACTTCGATGCCTTTAGGTGCTACTTCATATTTCAACGCCTGGCTGTAGCCCTCAACGGCAAACTTGGTGGCATTATACGTTCCAAAAAACGGCCATGAGACCCTGCCTGCTACGGAAGTGGTGTTAATTATCAAGCCTTTGCCTGCTTTACGCATTGTGGGCAAGACTGCCTGCGTTACGCGAATGATCCCATAATAATTTGTATTCATCTGCTGATGGGCCTGTTCCACGCTATAGGCCTCCGTAACACCTACGTACATTATGCCCGCATTGTTGATCAGAATATCCACCTTGCCTTCTTCGGCAAGTATATCAGCGAAGGCCGATTGAACGGAAGAATCATCCGTAACATCCATCTCCACAACTTTTATTTGGGCCGAATGTTCTTCCAATTCCGCTTTAACTGATGCGTTTTTCCCGCCGGGGTTCCGCATTGTAGCGAATACATAATAGCCTTTATCGGCAAAATCCTTAGCAGCCTGTAAGCCGAAACCACTGCTGCTTCCCGTGATGATTACATTTTTCATTTTCATCTATTTAAAAATTAAACATTGTGTTGTGGTTCGCTAAATTTTCGTTTGGTATCGGTTGAATCACATCCCAATGTTCAACGGCCTTACCATCTGCTATCCGGAATAAATCGTAAAAGACCTGCTTCTTCCCGCTCCATTCACCTTCACTTACTGTGAGCACAAAGTTCCCCTCCCCCAGTACCTTATGTATTTTGGTGTATTTGAACAAATTGTTCTGTGAGGTGAGATAATCTACGGCTTCCAGTATCCCCTTAAGGCCGTCTTTTATACCGGGATTGTGCTGATGATATTGCTCAGCACTGATGTGTTCGGTAATTTTTTCGGGGTTTTGGCCCATGAGCACATCTTCTATCAATGCTACAGCCACCGCTTTGTTCAGCTCTGTTTTATCCAGGTTCTCAGCAGCTGCAGGTCCGTCTGTTTGTGTTCTTCCGCTGGCCGTTTCGTGCACCAGTGGAGTCATGGCATCCCAATGTTCAGCTATTTTACCATTGTCATCCAGGCGGATTATGTCAAATGACACCATCTCATCGGCACCAAAAGGTGTGGCATTTTTCCAGATATTGTGCATGAAAACGTAATTGCCATCACGGAACATCCGGATATTCTCAGCAGTAGTACCGTGTTCCTGCAGTAAGGGCAGCATCTGTATGAACGGCTCCAGCCCTGTTGGAATAAATGGATTATGCTGGATGTAATCGGCATTTGCCAGTTCACGCATGGTTGCAGGATCATTTTGTAATACAGCACTCAGGAAAGTGCCCACAGTTTCTTTTTTATTCATTTTTGTAATTGGATTATTGAGGTTGCTCCCGCTGTTTGAATTTGTTGAACTGCAGCATGCGGGAAGGCCTGTACCCGGAAATAGAGTACTTTTTTTGGTTGGTGAAAATTGATTACTTTTAATTCGCAAGTAAAGATACGTTTTTGCTTTTAAATTGCAAGCAATAAATAAAATTAATTGCATGATGCAAGTAAATCTTGATGAAATAATATGAAACATGAATTCAGATGTGATTGCCCGATTACCTCAGCACTTGACATTCTGGGTGATAAATGGATGCTGGTGATAGTAAAACAGATGCTTTTAGAGGGAAAGGAAACCTTTAAGGAATTTACAGAGAGTGAGGAGGCTATCGCTACCAATATTCTTTCCGCAAAACTGAAGCTCCTTGAAGAAGCAGGAATTGTTACCAAGAATAAGCTGCCCGAAAACAAAAAGTCGAACCTCTATCTCTTAACAGAGAGGGGGCTGGCAATTGCACCTATCATCGTGGAGCTTGCCATTTGGAGCGATACCCATCTCCGGGATTTTAACCCTTCCATTGTAAATGGAGAGGAGATGGAGCTGTTGAGAAGTGACAAGGCGGCTTTTACGAATGCACTGGTGAGGGCATATCGTAAAAAACTTGCAGATACAACAGCTGTTCCGAATATAAACTAAGGTGCCGATTTTATTCTTCTTCACATGGGTGCAAGCATAAGGGGGGCTGTTTTTCCAGAGTCAGGCTACCTTATAGATTAATGGTGGGGTTTTTGTAATGGCAGCGGAGCTGCCGGGAGCCATGCGCAGTGGAACTGCGCATGAGGAGGTGAATGTTTTATCTGAGCACCGCAGCGCTATCCGGATAGTCGGTGATGATACCATCCACACCCATCATCAGCAGCCTTCTCATCTCGTCAACCCTGTTGATTGTCCATGGAATCACCAGCATGCCTCTTTCCCTGGCTTCGGCAATCATTTCAGGTGTTACCAATCGGTAGTTCGGGCTCCAGATTTCAGGTGTAAAGCCAAGCCGGCTGATATACTCCTGCATGGGTCGCTGGTCGGAGACCAGCATGGCAAGCGGGATTGCGCTATTCAGTTTTCGGAATTCAATTAGCGTGCGGGGATCGAATGACTGAACGATTATGCGCTCTGCAACTCCCAGCTGTGAATCAAGCTGGGTGAGCTCTTCATAAAGAAGACGTGCAAACTCCTCCGGCTGCGGAACCATCTCTCCGTAAAATTCAGGATTACTTTTGGTTTCGATATTATAGAATGGCTTAGGGAAGTTGTTTTCTTCCGCATATTGTTCAATGGTGCGAACAGCTTCTGAAAAAAGAGGTTTGGTTACCTCCATCGTTTCCTGGTTCGGAAAATTGGGATTTACCCTCTTTCCCACATCGTACTGCTGCGTCTCCTCAAAGGTCATATTAAAAATATTGAGCGAGCGCTCTTCTTCTTCGGTTACCGGTTCGCCGTCGGGCCGGGTTGTAAATAGATGGCTGAACCAGGGTTCGTGTGACACCAGTATCCGGCCATCGGCTGTGACCACCAGATCCAGCTCAATCGTATCCACGCCGAGGTCCATCGCCTTCAGAAAAGCGGGGATCGTATTTTCGGGCATCAGTCCGCGTGCTCCGCGATGCCCCTGTAAATCAAAATTGTAGCTGTTATCATTCATGGTGCAGGATGTTAAAAGGAACGTGCACAGGAGGATGCAAATAGATTTCATATGTTCTGGTGCGTCAGGTTCAGGATTGCGTTGTTCCGGATTCAATATATTGTGAAAGTTATCTATTTCAAGAATCAACTGTACAATTGGCACAGGAATTGAATGGTCATCAGTGTTTCTCACGATACAGGCATCCCAATAGAGTAAATCATCAGCCTGAATCAGTGACTAACCCAGCGAAATACAGCGAGAAAAATGAAATGAATCGTATCTAATTAATGGGTTCTAAAACAGTTTGAAAATTGTATTTTCAAACTGTAAACCTGCCGGCCTGAATGATAATTTCGTTCACCATTCAATACCATTTTAAACCAAAGATCCAGGACAAATATGAATCGTACGAGTAAATCAATCGTTGCCATTTCCCTGTTTTGCCTATTGTTTCCACTTAAGGGTAATGCTCAGGAGGCAGACAATATCAGCACCTTCATATTGGTGCGCCATGCAGAGAAGGAAGACAACAGCAGGGATCCGGATCTTTCTCAGGAAGGTTATGAACGTGCAGAGCGGCTGGCCAAAATGCTTGCTGAAATCGATTTTGATGCGGTCTACTCCACACCTTATATCCGCACGCGGGAAACGGCTCGTCCGCTGGCTGAAAACAACGGGCTGGAACTTTCAGAGTACGACCCGGGCTCACCGGATGAGACTGTTCCGGAATGGCGGAGTCTTCACCGTGGAGATATTGTGCTGATCAGCGGCCATTCCAATACCACACCTGCATTTGCAAATGCGCTGCTGGGCCGTGAGCACTTTAAAGAAACATTTGATGAATCCGATTACGGCAATCTGCTGATCATCACGATCACCCCAGTCGGGGAAGCACGGCTTCTTCACTTGAGGTATTAGTTTTTGACATACGTCATTGTGGTAAAAAGCCGGAGTACGCGGTTCCACTCTTCACTCCACGGAGCAATCATCTCAAAATGCCCTGCGTTTGCCAGTACAACATGTACCGAACTGTCGCCGGCATCGCTCAGGGCCTGATTGAAGCGGTAGCCGAAAAAGGGTGGTACGGGAGCGTCGAATGCAGCGTTTACTTCGGCATGCGTCACTCCGAGTGGAAGAAGGTGCAGAGGCGAGGTATCCAGATAGGCACTCTCACCGCGGGAGTCCAGATCAACGAGGCGTTCAACGGTTTTTTCTCCGCAGGGTGATGCACCATAGCTTGCATACCTCTCAAGGTCATTGATGCCCGCAAGGGAAATTACTCCCTGAACCTGAATGGGCTCTGCGGTGTAGAGAGGACTTGTCGGGTCAATATTTTTTCTGCCTGCAAGCCACGTGGCCAGGTGTCCGCCGGCCGAATGCCCCGCCACAAGTACCGTATTGATGGGTAGTTCATACCGTTCAGCAATCTGAGTGAGATGGTCAGCACCGGATGCTACATCAAGAAATGTGCCCGGATAGCCGCCCCCGTCGTGTCCCAGCCGCCGGTACTCCACGTTCCATACGGCAAATCCTTCACTGCGCAGAGCATTTGCCATATGGTTCATGATCTCTACGCCCGGGTAGATATCAAGCCAGCAGCCTCCGTGCACCAGAATCACTGTGGCGCGGGCTTCTTCTTCCGGAATCCAAAGATCACCGAACTGCAGAGAGTCGGACCCGTACCGGATGCGCTCATCAGGCTGCGGCAATTCCCTCTCAATCAGATCGCTCCAGGAGATTAGTTGTGCCTGAAGGGTATCGGTGATGAAGAAGAGCACAAGTATAAGTGAAAAGACTCGAATCATCTGTATTTGATAAGGATTATCGGATGGTACTCGTTTACGCTATAGATAGTCAAAGTTTGACAATGGTACAGCCGCTGCCGCCACTTTCCCAGGGAGCAATATCAAATTCCTTTACCTCTTTACGCTGCTCCAGGTATTCATGAACCAGCTTGTGCAGAATGCCTTCGCCCTTTCCATGCACAATTTCAACTTCATTCAGGCCCCGGGCAACCGCTTTATCAAGATAGAGGGTTAGCTCTTTAATGGCTTCATCACCTCGCTTACCGCGAAGGTCGAGCCGCGGTTTCACAGAGAGATCAATTGCTTCAGACCCGCCGTACGACCTCTGCTTCGCAGGTGATTTCTTCTTCTTTTTTGGAGGCTCCGTCTTAACAAGTTTATTCAGCTTCGACTTTATCTTCATTCCGTTAACGAGCACGGTAGCCTGTTTACCGGAAAGGTCAATGAGCTCGCCGGTTGTATCACTGTCACCGATCACAACGGTATCGCCCACCGCAGGAGTTTCGCCGGTTCGTACCGGTTTTTTCTCCTCCTCCGCAAGGCTGCGTTTCAGGCTGATCTCCTTCTTCGCATCCCTCACATCAGAGCGTGCTTCACGAATGGCGTCTTTGTCTTCTTTGCCAAGTTCCACAATTTTTTGAACAGCCTCTTCTATTCGGCTGTTGGCCCCTTTCATGATCTCTTCCGCATCCTTGTAGGCTCTTTCAAGGATTTTCTTCCTCTTATTCTCAAAATTGGATGCTTTATCGATGTACACCTTTTCACGCTTTTCAAGATTGCTCAGCCTCTCTTTGTAATCGGCCATTAACTCTTCCGATTCCTGCATCTGTTTCTCCAGATTAACCAGAAGATCACCCATTTTATCGCGCTGTTCACCAAGCAGTGATCGTGCGCGTTTCATCATGGAGCCGGGCAGGTTCATTCGGTCAGCGATTTCGAAAGCATAACTGGATCCAGGCACTCCTTTTTTGAATCTATAGGTGGGGGAGAGGCTCTCCTGGTTGAACTCCATTGCACCGTTTATAACCTGTTGGTGCTCGTGAGCAAACACTTTAAGCGATCCGTGATGTGTGGTTGCGATAACGCGTGAATTTGAGTCAATCATCGCTTCAATAAAGGCCTGAAAAAGGGCGCCTCCCTCTTCCGGATCGGTTCCGGAACCGGCCTCATCGATGAGTACCAGGGACCTGCGAGGTACGTCTTCGAGCACATGTTTCATCCAGTCAAGCCGGGAGGAAAAGGTGCTCAGGTCGTTCTCGATCGACTGCTCATCACCGATATCCACAAAAAGGCCTGATATCACCGGAATTTCGGAGTCGGGCTGAACAGGCACAGGGTATCCGCACTGAAGCATGGCAGAAATCAGTCCTACTGTTTTCATGGCTACCGATTTACCGCCTGCATTGGGCCCGGTAATGATCAGCGCCCGCTCGGTCCCGCTCATCTCCAGATTCAGCGGAATTACAGGTTCCTTGTTATCTTTTGATCCGATTTGCTTTAGCAGCAGATTCGGATTTCTTGCCCGGATCAGGTTCAATTTTCCGGAGTCGGAAATCAAAGGGATCACACCGTCCAGATCGAGACCCAGGCTGACCCTGCAATGAATGGCATCGAGCTCTCCGATATACCCGCAATTGAGCTCCAGTTCTTCCCTGTAGGTGCGAACCTCAGTTGTAAGTTGCCGTATAATTTTTTCAATTTCGCGCTCCTCCTCCAATTCAAGCTGCCGGATTTCATTGTTGATCTGGAGCGCCTGAACCGGCTCGATATAAACGGTTTGTCCAGTGGATGACACATCATGCACAAAGCCTTCAACCTTGCGTTTAAACTCGGCCTGTACAGGAATTACCATGCGTCCGGCACGAATTGTGGCGCCTTCGTCAGAAACGACATCTTTTTTGGCCAGATCTTTCATAACGCGTTGTATGGTGCTCCGGAGCCTGCTTCGTTCGCGGTTTAATTTACCCCTGATTCTTTTCAGTTCGGAGCTGGCATCATCCTTAAGTTCGCCCCTGTCGGTTACCACTCTCTGTATGGCCTCCTCAAGAGGCTTGAGATTTACAAGGCGGTTTGTAATTTCTTGAAGGGCTTTGTATGTGACTTCTGTTCGGACAAAAAATTGTTTGATAATGCGGGCCTGACGAGCATTTGCAAGGATAATGGGAAAGCTCTCGAGGGGCAGCAGGGATCCGCCTGCGCGGCTCTCTCTCAGGTGGGGGCGTACGTCATCAAGGTTAGTAAGCGGATGGTTAAGGCCGCTTTGCAGCAGATGCATCCATTCAGATGACCGCCCCAGTTCGTTCCTGACTTTCTCTGAATCGGAGAACGGTTTGAAGGATGAGATCTCTTCCTTTCCATAAAGGGTAAAGCACTTTCTCAGCGTAGCTTCCCTTACCGTTTCAAAGCCGGTTTTGCGAAGGGTACTATCGGGGTAAACAGATGCATGAATACTCATACCTAAAGGTCGCAATCTTTTGTTGAATTTTGAATGATGATTTCAGGCAGACTCTGTGGGCAATAGAGGTGTGAATTGAATGAACCGATTTACTACATTAACGTGAGTTCGAGATAAGAGCTTGTTGAAGAGTGTCCCAACGTCGGCTGACTGTGGGCAATGGGGGATGAACAGTAGTGAAATTATCGACTAAATTTAATTATTAGAGTCAAATCAACGCTCAGCCCCGAAGGGATCCTTTACGGGGCGGGTCATCCCCCCTCGTCCGTCCCGACATTCGGGACGGACTCTTCACCCTTCTCCCATAGGGATCCCTACGGAGAGAGGGGGAATTTTTCGGTTCATTTCCTTATCTCGAACTGACATTACATTAAACAGACAGAAAGAATCCAGAACAGATCCCTCTTCATGAAAATTTTCCAGGTAGACGCTTTTACCGATAAAATCTTTTCGGGCAACCCTGCGGCAGTTGTTCCGCTCGAAAGCTGGCCTGAGGAGAGTGTAATGCAGCAAATTGCCGGGGAAAATAATCTTTCGGAGACAGCTTTTTTTGTTCCTGAAGGGAATGATGGGTACCGGATTCGCTGGTTTACACCGGTTACCGAAGTTGATCTTTGCGGGCACGCAACCCTGGCGTCGGCCCATGTTCTGTTTACCCATCTTAACTATAAAGATTCCGTGATACGCTTTGCATCAAAAAGCGGTGAACTGACAGTATCAAGAAGAAAAGGGCTTTATTGGCTTAACTTTCCATCACAGCCCCCCGATCCGATTCCGGTTCCGAAACTGATTCCCGAGGCACTGGGTACGGTTCCCATCTATACCGGCGTAAATACTGACCTTCTGGTGCTGGTTCAGGATGAAGAGACCGTAAAAAAGATGAACCCCGATCTGATCATTCTTAAAAGAATGGAGGTAAGGGGTGTTATTGTAACAGCGCCTGCCGACAGTGATGAAACCGACTTCGTGAGCCGTTTTTTTGCACCTGCAGTGGGTGTGCCGGAGGATCCGGTTACAGGCTCGGCGCATACGGTACTTACGCCTTTTTGGGGAAAGAGGCTTGGAAAAAATGAGCTGGAGGCTCGGCAGATCTCTGAAAGAGGCGGACTTCTGAGGTGTGAATGGGCCGGAGACCGCGTTCAGATCGGCGGTTCAGCAATTACATACATGACCGGTAACATTCGCCTGGATTGATGCTGCTCTTCGTATTACTCCTCATTCTGGGTATTTTTGCCGGCATTGTAGCAGGCTTTTTTGGAGTTGGGGGAGGTCTTCTTTTTACACCGATTCTCTTTTTTGTATTTACCGGAACGGGCGTGGAGTCGCCTGCAAGCTGGGCAATTGCGTCGTCTCTCTTCTGTACGTTCATTGCGTCCATAAGCAGCAGCATACAGCAGAATCGACAGAAAAATACATTTTGGAAAGATGGAATCATTATTGGCCTGTTCGGTGCACTGGGCGTGAATGCGGGCAAGCGGATCGTAACGTCAGATTTTTTTACGGAGGATGTGTTTGTCTCACTGTTTGTGATTTTGCTGGTTTTTGTATCGGTACTCTTCTACAGAAAAAGCCGGACCAAAGTAACCCTGCAGCTCAAAGCCGGTGATATGGGCTGGTTAAAAATGTTCACTGCAGGCGGGTTCGGCGGTTTCGTTGCATCCCTGGCCGGAGTAGGAGGCGGTATTGTTTTGGTTCCTGTCATGAATTTGTGGTACAGGCTTCCGATAGCCAGGGCCGTGAGTACCTCATCCCTCGCCATTGTTATTATCTCTTTTTCAGGCTGGACTCAGTATGCATTTCTCGCAGAGAGTGGAGCCGGCGCATCGCCCTATACTTCGGGCTTCGTCGATTTTGGGACCAGCCTGCCATTGGTTGCCGGTGCGTTTATCGGAGGGTTATTCGGTGTAAAGATCAATGAGAAGGTGAAAAGTGAGAGCGTGCAGATGGGTTTTTCAATATTGGTACTTCTCATTGCCCTTTCGCTGATCTGGAGCCAGATTTAAAGAGATATCTGATGGACGAATAACGAATAGTGATCTATGAAGTTTCCGCTTTTATCAAGCCTGCAGCGAGTGGCTTGCTGCATGGGGCATTTCTCAAGCACTGCAGGCGCGCAATCGACAGCCGCGCGCGAAGCGCGCGGTAAGAAGAAGCAACCATTCTAACCCCGAGGCCGTATTTTGATCAACCCCCCGGATTTGTTTCGAGGGGTTCACGGGAAAGACCTGATGATTGATTGCCCAATTGGGAGACATGACAATTGATGGACAATACAAAAACTCACTGCCTAAACTCAGGTTATTTATTATGAATGCCCCTGTTATTCCGGGTGAGCAGGAAGAAAAAGATCACCCCGAAAACAAAGACTCCTGCTGAAAAAAGAGAGAGAGTCAGATCCGGCCTGATCACATAAATAGCGGTGAAAAACTGCAGGACAATAATCGATATCAGCACAAAAGCTATCGACCTCCGCCCAAATCGATTGATGGTATAGGCGCCTACGGGAGCTCCGAAAATGACAACGGGAATGCAAACCAACAGGTAACCGATAGCTTCGGGCTGCATATTTTGTAGCACAGCTCCCTGGATAAAGTAACCCGCAACCGCATTGGAAGCCATCAGGATCACGGATGTTGGGGTGGCTACCTTTTCCGACAGACCATACTTCAGTACAACATAAGAAAAGGTACATATATCGAGTCCGTTGCCGAAAATTGAGCTGAACACACCCCCTGCAACTCCTACCAGCACCAGCTCCAGTTTCTGATTGCGGGTCAAAGCAGGAAGCCGGTCGGTTTTTTTGCGGGTTTTGGAAAAATTTACGGCCCAAAGAGCAAGTCCAAAGCTCAGCCAGAATGAAACAAACATCATTTTGGCATAAGATGGCACTACAAAAGGCGCAACCAGCCATGAACCTGAAACGATTCCCGCCAATCCCCCTAATCCGGCCAGTAAGAGGTAGGTTTTTTCGACCCGTATACCTGACAGGAGGATCCATATGGCAGCAGAGGTCATACCAAAACTCTGAATCGCAAAACTGAAATTGCGCGCAACATCGGGCTCAATGCTGAAAATAAGCGTCATTACCGGATAGGCGATGGCCCCGCCGCCTTCCGAACTGGCACCGGCGATAAGTGAGCCAAAGATCATAACCAGCGTCATGAACCAGTTCTCTGCAAACAAGCCCCAGCTATCCATATACGACATGTAGATAGCCCATGAGGCAAGTACGATGAGGCAGCCGGCCAGAAATATTCGCAGTGGTTTTTTTCTCAGATTCGCAGGTAGCAATGATTCACATGTTGGATTCTACAGACGAAAGTTCCGGCTGCTTTTTTCGTTCCGGATTCCGGCCAGAAAATTAAAATTTTTCCGAACCAGATGAATTATTAAAAATTTCTAATATATTGTTACATAAATCATGAGAGAGTCAAATATTCAGGCAAGATGAAAAGTACAGATACAGACAGAAGCTGGAGACCGACAGGTCTGGACGAGCTATTAAACAGGTACGGATTTGCGAACTACAGAACCGTGATGATACTGCTGGGATGGGTTCTAATGATCGGAGCGTCGATCTACTCGGTGCTGCTGATGCTGCCCGGAAGCTGGGTATCGGAGGGAATTGAGACCAATGCGATCCAGACATTCTTCCTAATCTATCCCCCGCTGATTATCGGAATTCTATTGGTTTTCTGGATGGGTTTTGAATGGGGATTTATACCGGTTTTCCTCTCTTCATTTGTGATCGCATTCTCGGCCGAAATGCAGGTATACTGGGCACTGCTGTTTGCCTTTTCCTTTATTCTGGGCCTCGGTATCTATGCACTGGCCTATTATTGCGTCCGTGTCCGAATTGACCTGAGAGATATTAAAAGCATCGCATTTTTTACCGTGGTTTCCCTTATTGCT
This genomic window contains:
- a CDS encoding alpha/beta hydrolase family protein; amino-acid sequence: MIRVFSLILVLFFITDTLQAQLISWSDLIERELPQPDERIRYGSDSLQFGDLWIPEEEARATVILVHGGCWLDIYPGVEIMNHMANALRSEGFAVWNVEYRRLGHDGGGYPGTFLDVASGADHLTQIAERYELPINTVLVAGHSAGGHLATWLAGRKNIDPTSPLYTAEPIQVQGVISLAGINDLERYASYGASPCGEKTVERLVDLDSRGESAYLDTSPLHLLPLGVTHAEVNAAFDAPVPPFFGYRFNQALSDAGDSSVHVVLANAGHFEMIAPWSEEWNRVLRLFTTMTYVKN
- a CDS encoding endonuclease MutS2 — translated: MSIHASVYPDSTLRKTGFETVREATLRKCFTLYGKEEISSFKPFSDSEKVRNELGRSSEWMHLLQSGLNHPLTNLDDVRPHLRESRAGGSLLPLESFPIILANARQARIIKQFFVRTEVTYKALQEITNRLVNLKPLEEAIQRVVTDRGELKDDASSELKRIRGKLNRERSRLRSTIQRVMKDLAKKDVVSDEGATIRAGRMVIPVQAEFKRKVEGFVHDVSSTGQTVYIEPVQALQINNEIRQLELEEEREIEKIIRQLTTEVRTYREELELNCGYIGELDAIHCRVSLGLDLDGVIPLISDSGKLNLIRARNPNLLLKQIGSKDNKEPVIPLNLEMSGTERALIITGPNAGGKSVAMKTVGLISAMLQCGYPVPVQPDSEIPVISGLFVDIGDEQSIENDLSTFSSRLDWMKHVLEDVPRRSLVLIDEAGSGTDPEEGGALFQAFIEAMIDSNSRVIATTHHGSLKVFAHEHQQVINGAMEFNQESLSPTYRFKKGVPGSSYAFEIADRMNLPGSMMKRARSLLGEQRDKMGDLLVNLEKQMQESEELMADYKERLSNLEKREKVYIDKASNFENKRKKILERAYKDAEEIMKGANSRIEEAVQKIVELGKEDKDAIREARSDVRDAKKEISLKRSLAEEEKKPVRTGETPAVGDTVVIGDSDTTGELIDLSGKQATVLVNGMKIKSKLNKLVKTEPPKKKKKSPAKQRSYGGSEAIDLSVKPRLDLRGKRGDEAIKELTLYLDKAVARGLNEVEIVHGKGEGILHKLVHEYLEQRKEVKEFDIAPWESGGSGCTIVKL
- a CDS encoding sulfite exporter TauE/SafE family protein, which gives rise to MLLFVLLLILGIFAGIVAGFFGVGGGLLFTPILFFVFTGTGVESPASWAIASSLFCTFIASISSSIQQNRQKNTFWKDGIIIGLFGALGVNAGKRIVTSDFFTEDVFVSLFVILLVFVSVLFYRKSRTKVTLQLKAGDMGWLKMFTAGGFGGFVASLAGVGGGIVLVPVMNLWYRLPIARAVSTSSLAIVIISFSGWTQYAFLAESGAGASPYTSGFVDFGTSLPLVAGAFIGGLFGVKINEKVKSESVQMGFSILVLLIALSLIWSQI
- a CDS encoding sulfite exporter TauE/SafE family protein, which translates into the protein MLPANLRKKPLRIFLAGCLIVLASWAIYMSYMDSWGLFAENWFMTLVMIFGSLIAGASSEGGGAIAYPVMTLIFSIEPDVARNFSFAIQSFGMTSAAIWILLSGIRVEKTYLLLAGLGGLAGIVSGSWLVAPFVVPSYAKMMFVSFWLSFGLALWAVNFSKTRKKTDRLPALTRNQKLELVLVGVAGGVFSSIFGNGLDICTFSYVVLKYGLSEKVATPTSVILMASNAVAGYFIQGAVLQNMQPEAIGYLLVCIPVVIFGAPVGAYTINRFGRRSIAFVLISIIVLQFFTAIYVIRPDLTLSLFSAGVFVFGVIFFFLLTRNNRGIHNK
- a CDS encoding PhzF family phenazine biosynthesis protein encodes the protein MKIFQVDAFTDKIFSGNPAAVVPLESWPEESVMQQIAGENNLSETAFFVPEGNDGYRIRWFTPVTEVDLCGHATLASAHVLFTHLNYKDSVIRFASKSGELTVSRRKGLYWLNFPSQPPDPIPVPKLIPEALGTVPIYTGVNTDLLVLVQDEETVKKMNPDLIILKRMEVRGVIVTAPADSDETDFVSRFFAPAVGVPEDPVTGSAHTVLTPFWGKRLGKNELEARQISERGGLLRCEWAGDRVQIGGSAITYMTGNIRLD